The following are from one region of the Geoalkalibacter subterraneus genome:
- a CDS encoding DUF2914 domain-containing protein, whose amino-acid sequence MAVRNRAVFLILWSVFFFMAATNVWALEVSEAVITTDIIDRSPVDAIESYSSDVGKIYCFTRIEGALEETSVSHVWYYEDEEMARITLPVRSSYWRTWSSKNILPEWTGDWRVEILNEDGVRIKSISFNLF is encoded by the coding sequence ATGGCGGTTCGCAACAGGGCGGTTTTTCTGATTCTGTGGTCTGTTTTCTTTTTTATGGCGGCAACCAATGTCTGGGCACTTGAGGTCAGCGAGGCGGTGATCACCACCGATATAATCGATCGCTCGCCGGTGGATGCCATCGAAAGCTACTCGTCGGACGTGGGGAAAATCTACTGTTTCACACGGATTGAGGGTGCGCTTGAAGAAACTTCGGTGAGCCATGTGTGGTATTACGAAGATGAGGAGATGGCACGCATCACTCTGCCGGTGCGGTCTTCCTACTGGCGCACCTGGTCATCCAAGAATATCCTGCCGGAATGGACCGGAGACTGGAGAGTGGAGATCTTGAATGAGGATGGTGTTCGAATCAAGTCGATCTCCTTCAACCTGTTTTGA
- a CDS encoding PilZ domain-containing protein: MKRVLVASKHQHLLSNLDMVLKHWGYRSLTSHHHDDILEQLETTEPDLVIFDAPWLRENQSHLTPLLPLLERRSKTHYAILEDEETPSPELSSRLPQKRVAADIFSIYSLTQSLLQNHPRRRLRTGVHLPGMFRRQGRCWNMGQIMTLGTGGMFIQSGFHLQRDEALHLCIPLLGMKREIEISGRVLYAIEPCQENNYRQGYGIEFEGLVNETAHALRRFVAGCFLHGIENDQTSNPEIFFTPANPEYSLQKMAV, encoded by the coding sequence ATGAAACGGGTTCTGGTTGCGTCGAAGCATCAACATCTTCTGTCAAACCTCGATATGGTCCTCAAACACTGGGGATATCGTTCGCTGACTTCGCATCATCACGACGACATTCTGGAACAGCTCGAAACGACAGAGCCGGATCTGGTGATATTTGATGCACCCTGGTTGAGAGAGAACCAGTCCCATCTCACCCCCTTGCTCCCCCTGCTTGAACGCCGCAGCAAAACACATTATGCAATCCTGGAGGATGAAGAGACCCCTTCACCGGAACTTTCTTCTCGACTCCCGCAAAAACGGGTTGCGGCGGACATTTTTTCCATTTACAGCCTGACTCAGTCCCTGCTCCAGAACCATCCGCGCAGACGGCTCAGAACCGGGGTACATCTGCCGGGCATGTTTCGGCGCCAGGGGCGGTGCTGGAATATGGGGCAGATCATGACCCTGGGTACCGGGGGCATGTTTATCCAATCTGGCTTTCACCTTCAGCGCGATGAGGCGCTGCACCTCTGCATCCCCCTGCTTGGAATGAAACGGGAAATCGAAATAAGCGGACGTGTCCTTTACGCGATTGAACCCTGCCAGGAAAACAACTACCGCCAGGGCTACGGCATCGAATTCGAGGGGCTGGTCAATGAAACTGCACATGCCCTGCGCCGTTTCGTGGCCGGCTGTTTTCTTCACGGAATCGAAAACGATCAAACGTCAAATCCTGAAATATTTTTCACTCCTGCAAATCCCGAATACTCTTTGCAAAAGATGGCCGTTTGA